From a single Arachis hypogaea cultivar Tifrunner chromosome 3, arahy.Tifrunner.gnm2.J5K5, whole genome shotgun sequence genomic region:
- the LOC112789261 gene encoding uncharacterized protein isoform X2 has protein sequence MSVFHIIYGIWILFSERCCIVEVTASCCPYYQFFKQSNKRFVQKTDRFWKFNEQADRWVEVVFPYDDHLVSEFSNKEGGLKEEQHELFDAKPLDVVLPLRKRISLTRMSDTSIWVTGESGSIYERFWNGLEWVIAPHDLPIASGRATAVFIINHIILAASEAGNLYQMHVQFGETSQTVWLDVTPTLNQITNNDSKKNPLVLIKSGIVSHDRQRIYFCTRNGTLLELLGVEPLRWTNHGQPAGANVAAIAEVASVREVVYTISSAGDLYEYDEKSKPSWKKHIWKERTAQFAPLVPSKGCTLSGLSGDYSESLFLLNKEGDLVERRLHQRKWKWMVHGSPPHQNLTSITPALHDESSETFFSLFFTSAVGSVFEYQMPKQLGTTNRFPGSWENHQHPLHAKVARGIIGLPLQAGRILFPLDDGRLAELHLLGLGGESSGPALPQNFRRKASTKYVWSILDVPESEGWNAEYCTEERGPRNCLAGLKDESVDSGTSSVTGRRKQSQTQNYYLSLGTSLGESTKSTEDYNLPDGWTSSNFRLRLMYEGKSFFFITNDGLVFEHICIENVWVWLKHESSTAIEGIVGNYNGSLFMVDTFGSVLLREWHENEIAWRNCSAMRKGKSVIGGQPWDRFPAKSRKVTTEDALFFVSKNGRLLQFMVFMRKFKWKDCKHPPNAKVACIVDQELFRENIVFVTGRNGRLYQYNKVTDLWHEHYQSQHLILSQFPGTVIRPSQKSLSGSLFMLSVEGGLVEYQWNAWNGWNWIEHGTPDKGAKLVGSTGPSFEGTQLLLIGSDGKVYLRYMDKNGAWKWKDFGFPSMGSEMVEANRPRQSGLNDGKVVCNDEYSMHGLKKDQNNLSDQKSKCDPKVSSTRPIPFSEGSVIFELRDGRLAELQLVEETDWVWSRTIGTPASSCLENYWITVASS, from the exons ATGTCAGTGTTTCATATAATATATGGCATCTGGATACTCTTCTCTGAAAGGTGCTGTATAGTTGAGGTTACTGCTTCATGCTGCCCTTATTATCAATTCTTCAAACAAAGCAATAAGAGATTTGTGCAGAAAACTGATAGGTTTTGGAAGTTCAATGAACAAGCTGATAGATGGGTTGAAGTTGTGTTTCCTTATGATGATCATCTGGTATCTGAATTCAGCAACAAAGAAGGAGgattgaaggaagaacagcatgAATTGTTTGATGCTAAGCCCTTGGATGTGGTTTTGCCACTGAGGAAGAGAATTTCATTGACCAGAATGTCAGATACATCTATTTGGGTCACTGGGGAAAGTGGTTCTATATATGAGAGGTTTTGGAATGGACTTGAATGGGTTATTGCCCCTCATGACTTGCCAATAGCATCCGGCCGCGCAACCGCGGTATTCATCATCAATCACATAATTCTTGCTGCTTCTGAAGCAGGAAATCTCTATCAG ATGCATGTGCAATTTGGTGAAACCTCACAAACAGTTTGGTTGGATGTCACACCTACACTCAATCAAATCACAAATAATGATTCAAAGAAAAATCCTTTGGTGTTAATAAAGTCTGGAATTGTGTCACATGATAGGCA GAGAATTTATTTCTGCACAAGGAATGGAACACTGTTAGAACTTCTTGGGGTTGAGcctctaag ATGGACAAATCATGGCCAACCAGCTGGAGCAAATGTAGCAGCAATAGCTGAAGTTGCTTCTGTAAGAGAAGTAGTGTATACCATAAG TTCTGCTGGAGATCTTTATGAATATGATGAAAAATCAAAACCATCATGGAAGAAGCACATATGGAAAGAAAGGACAGCACAATTCGCGCCTTTAGTACCATCTAAAGGGTGCACTCTAAGCGGACTGAGTGGTGATTATTCTGAATCTCTGTTTCTTCTAAACAAG GAGGGTGATTTGGTAGAGAGGAGACTGCATCAGAGGAAGTGGAAATGGATGGTCCATGGAAGTCCACCACATCAAAATTTGACATCCATTACGCCGGCTCTACATGACGAATCAAGTGAAactttcttttccttgttcttcACCAGTGCAGTTGGATCAGTCTTTGAATATCAAATGCCAAAACAATTAG GTACAACTAATCGATTTCCAGGAAGTTGGGAAAATCATCAGCACCCTTTACATGCTAAAGTAGCAAGAGGTATAATTGGCTTGCCATTACAAGCTGGCAGGATACTGTTTCCACTAGATGATGGTAGACTTGCAGAATTACATCTACTAGGACTAGGCGGCGAAAGTTCAGGACCAGCTTTACCACAAAACTTTAGAAGGAAAGCATCAACTAAATATGTTTGGTCGATATTAGATGTTCCAGAGAGCGAAGGATGGAATGCAGAATATTGCACAGAAGAACGTGGCCCCAGAAATTGCCTTGCAGGACTAAAAGATGAATCAGTGGATTCTGGAACAAGTTCAGTAACAGGTAGGAGAAAGCAAAGCCAGACACAGAATTACTACTTATCGCTGGGCACTTCATTAGGCGAATCGACTAAATCTACAGAAGATTATAATCTCCCTGATGGCTGGACTAGTAGTAACTTCCGGCTTCGGTTGATGTATGAAGGAAAGTCATTTTTCTTCATAACAAATGATGGATTAGTGTTTGAACACATTTGTATTGAGAATGTTTGGGTGTGGCTGAAGCATGAGAGTTCTACAGCTATAGAAGGTATAGTGGGAAACTATAATGGAAGCTTGTTCATGGTTGATACATTTGGGAGTGTGCTTCTTAGAGAATGGCATGAAAATGAGATAGCATGGAGGAATTGCAGTGCTATGAGGAAAGGAAAGAGTGTTATTGGAGGCCAACCATGGGATAGATTTCCAGCTAAATCAAGGAAGGTTACAACAGAAGATGCACTCTTCTTTGTGAGTAAAAATGGAAGATTACTGCAGTTCATG GTTTTCATGAGGAAGTTTAAATGGAAAGATTGCAAACATCCTCCAAATGCTAAAGTTGCATGCATTGTAGACCAGGAATTGTTCAGGGAAAACATAGTATTCGTCACAGGAAGAAACGGTCGCCTATATCAGTATAACAAAGTGACTGATTTGTGGCATGAGCATTACCAATCTCAGCATTTGATTCTATCACAGTTTCCTGGAACAGTTATTAGACCATCACAGAAATCGCTCTCAGGCTCACTCTTCATGCTTTCAGTAGAAGGTGGCCTTGTTGAGTACCAATGGAATGCATGGAATGGATGGAACTGGATAGAACATGGAACACCCGATAAAGGCGCGAAACTAGTTGGTTCAACTGGTCCTAGCTTTGAGGGTACTCAACTACTTTTGATTGGTTCAGATGGAAAAGTGTACCTGAGATACATGGACAAAAATGGTGCATGGAAGTGGAAGGACTTTGGTTTCCCTTCAATGGGAAGTGAAATGGTTGAGGCGAATCGACCAAGACAAAGTGGACTCAATGATGGGAAGGTAGTTTGCAATGATGAATATTCTATGCATGGCTTGAAGAAAGATCAGAACAACCTTTCTGATCAAAAGTCTAAATGTGATCCTAAG GTTTCATCTACAAGACCAATTCCATTTTCTGAAGGTTCTGTTATATTTGAGCTCAGAGATGGCAGG TTGGCAGAACTACAGCTTGTGGAGGAGACAGATTGGGTTTGGTCAAGGACCATTGGAACTCCAGCCAGTTCATGCTTAGAAAATTATTGGATCACTGTGGCATCCTCATAA
- the LOC112789261 gene encoding uncharacterized protein isoform X1 codes for MSVFHIIYGIWILFSERCCIVEVTASCCPYYQFFKQSNKRFVQKTDRFWKFNEQADRWVEVVFPYDDHLVSEFSNKEGGLKEEQHELFDAKPLDVVLPLRKRISLTRMSDTSIWVTGESGSIYERFWNGLEWVIAPHDLPIASGRATAVFIINHIILAASEAGNLYQMHVQFGETSQTVWLDVTPTLNQITNNDSKKNPLVLIKSGIVSHDRQRIYFCTRNGTLLELLGVEPLRWTNHGQPAGANVAAIAEVASVREVVYTISSAGDLYEYDEKSKPSWKKHIWKERTAQFAPLVPSKGCTLSGLSGDYSESLFLLNKEGDLVERRLHQRKWKWMVHGSPPHQNLTSITPALHDESSETFFSLFFTSAVGSVFEYQMPKQLGTTNRFPGSWENHQHPLHAKVARGIIGLPLQAGRILFPLDDGRLAELHLLGLGGESSGPALPQNFRRKASTKYVWSILDVPESEGWNAEYCTEERGPRNCLAGLKDESVDSGTSSVTGRRKQSQTQNYYLSLGTSLGESTKSTEDYNLPDGWTSSNFRLRLMYEGKSFFFITNDGLVFEHICIENVWVWLKHESSTAIEGIVGNYNGSLFMVDTFGSVLLREWHENEIAWRNCSAMRKGKSVIGGQPWDRFPAKSRKVTTEDALFFVSKNGRLLQFMVFMRKFKWKDCKHPPNAKVACIVDQELFRENIVFVTGRNGRLYQYNKVTDLWHEHYQSQHLILSQFPGTVIRPSQKSLSGSLFMLSVEGGLVEYQWNAWNGWNWIEHGTPDKGAKLVGSTGPSFEGTQLLLIGSDGKVYLRYMDKNGAWKWKDFGFPSMGSEMVEANRPRQSGLNDGKVVCNDEYSMHGLKKDQNNLSDQKSKCDPKVSSTRPIPFSEGSVIFELRDGRIKENGGSSFNIWLTSDDTTNGSWQNYSLWRRQIGFGQGPLELQPVHA; via the exons ATGTCAGTGTTTCATATAATATATGGCATCTGGATACTCTTCTCTGAAAGGTGCTGTATAGTTGAGGTTACTGCTTCATGCTGCCCTTATTATCAATTCTTCAAACAAAGCAATAAGAGATTTGTGCAGAAAACTGATAGGTTTTGGAAGTTCAATGAACAAGCTGATAGATGGGTTGAAGTTGTGTTTCCTTATGATGATCATCTGGTATCTGAATTCAGCAACAAAGAAGGAGgattgaaggaagaacagcatgAATTGTTTGATGCTAAGCCCTTGGATGTGGTTTTGCCACTGAGGAAGAGAATTTCATTGACCAGAATGTCAGATACATCTATTTGGGTCACTGGGGAAAGTGGTTCTATATATGAGAGGTTTTGGAATGGACTTGAATGGGTTATTGCCCCTCATGACTTGCCAATAGCATCCGGCCGCGCAACCGCGGTATTCATCATCAATCACATAATTCTTGCTGCTTCTGAAGCAGGAAATCTCTATCAG ATGCATGTGCAATTTGGTGAAACCTCACAAACAGTTTGGTTGGATGTCACACCTACACTCAATCAAATCACAAATAATGATTCAAAGAAAAATCCTTTGGTGTTAATAAAGTCTGGAATTGTGTCACATGATAGGCA GAGAATTTATTTCTGCACAAGGAATGGAACACTGTTAGAACTTCTTGGGGTTGAGcctctaag ATGGACAAATCATGGCCAACCAGCTGGAGCAAATGTAGCAGCAATAGCTGAAGTTGCTTCTGTAAGAGAAGTAGTGTATACCATAAG TTCTGCTGGAGATCTTTATGAATATGATGAAAAATCAAAACCATCATGGAAGAAGCACATATGGAAAGAAAGGACAGCACAATTCGCGCCTTTAGTACCATCTAAAGGGTGCACTCTAAGCGGACTGAGTGGTGATTATTCTGAATCTCTGTTTCTTCTAAACAAG GAGGGTGATTTGGTAGAGAGGAGACTGCATCAGAGGAAGTGGAAATGGATGGTCCATGGAAGTCCACCACATCAAAATTTGACATCCATTACGCCGGCTCTACATGACGAATCAAGTGAAactttcttttccttgttcttcACCAGTGCAGTTGGATCAGTCTTTGAATATCAAATGCCAAAACAATTAG GTACAACTAATCGATTTCCAGGAAGTTGGGAAAATCATCAGCACCCTTTACATGCTAAAGTAGCAAGAGGTATAATTGGCTTGCCATTACAAGCTGGCAGGATACTGTTTCCACTAGATGATGGTAGACTTGCAGAATTACATCTACTAGGACTAGGCGGCGAAAGTTCAGGACCAGCTTTACCACAAAACTTTAGAAGGAAAGCATCAACTAAATATGTTTGGTCGATATTAGATGTTCCAGAGAGCGAAGGATGGAATGCAGAATATTGCACAGAAGAACGTGGCCCCAGAAATTGCCTTGCAGGACTAAAAGATGAATCAGTGGATTCTGGAACAAGTTCAGTAACAGGTAGGAGAAAGCAAAGCCAGACACAGAATTACTACTTATCGCTGGGCACTTCATTAGGCGAATCGACTAAATCTACAGAAGATTATAATCTCCCTGATGGCTGGACTAGTAGTAACTTCCGGCTTCGGTTGATGTATGAAGGAAAGTCATTTTTCTTCATAACAAATGATGGATTAGTGTTTGAACACATTTGTATTGAGAATGTTTGGGTGTGGCTGAAGCATGAGAGTTCTACAGCTATAGAAGGTATAGTGGGAAACTATAATGGAAGCTTGTTCATGGTTGATACATTTGGGAGTGTGCTTCTTAGAGAATGGCATGAAAATGAGATAGCATGGAGGAATTGCAGTGCTATGAGGAAAGGAAAGAGTGTTATTGGAGGCCAACCATGGGATAGATTTCCAGCTAAATCAAGGAAGGTTACAACAGAAGATGCACTCTTCTTTGTGAGTAAAAATGGAAGATTACTGCAGTTCATG GTTTTCATGAGGAAGTTTAAATGGAAAGATTGCAAACATCCTCCAAATGCTAAAGTTGCATGCATTGTAGACCAGGAATTGTTCAGGGAAAACATAGTATTCGTCACAGGAAGAAACGGTCGCCTATATCAGTATAACAAAGTGACTGATTTGTGGCATGAGCATTACCAATCTCAGCATTTGATTCTATCACAGTTTCCTGGAACAGTTATTAGACCATCACAGAAATCGCTCTCAGGCTCACTCTTCATGCTTTCAGTAGAAGGTGGCCTTGTTGAGTACCAATGGAATGCATGGAATGGATGGAACTGGATAGAACATGGAACACCCGATAAAGGCGCGAAACTAGTTGGTTCAACTGGTCCTAGCTTTGAGGGTACTCAACTACTTTTGATTGGTTCAGATGGAAAAGTGTACCTGAGATACATGGACAAAAATGGTGCATGGAAGTGGAAGGACTTTGGTTTCCCTTCAATGGGAAGTGAAATGGTTGAGGCGAATCGACCAAGACAAAGTGGACTCAATGATGGGAAGGTAGTTTGCAATGATGAATATTCTATGCATGGCTTGAAGAAAGATCAGAACAACCTTTCTGATCAAAAGTCTAAATGTGATCCTAAG GTTTCATCTACAAGACCAATTCCATTTTCTGAAGGTTCTGTTATATTTGAGCTCAGAGATGGCAGG ATAAAAGAAAACGGAGGGAGTTCATTTAATATATGGCTGACGAGTGATGACACGACTAATGGCAGTTGGCAGAACTACAGCTTGTGGAGGAGACAGATTGGGTTTGGTCAAGGACCATTGGAACTCCAGCCAGTTCATGCTTAG
- the LOC112789261 gene encoding uncharacterized protein isoform X4, with amino-acid sequence MSDTSIWVTGESGSIYERFWNGLEWVIAPHDLPIASGRATAVFIINHIILAASEAGNLYQMHVQFGETSQTVWLDVTPTLNQITNNDSKKNPLVLIKSGIVSHDRQRIYFCTRNGTLLELLGVEPLRWTNHGQPAGANVAAIAEVASVREVVYTISSAGDLYEYDEKSKPSWKKHIWKERTAQFAPLVPSKGCTLSGLSGDYSESLFLLNKEGDLVERRLHQRKWKWMVHGSPPHQNLTSITPALHDESSETFFSLFFTSAVGSVFEYQMPKQLGTTNRFPGSWENHQHPLHAKVARGIIGLPLQAGRILFPLDDGRLAELHLLGLGGESSGPALPQNFRRKASTKYVWSILDVPESEGWNAEYCTEERGPRNCLAGLKDESVDSGTSSVTGRRKQSQTQNYYLSLGTSLGESTKSTEDYNLPDGWTSSNFRLRLMYEGKSFFFITNDGLVFEHICIENVWVWLKHESSTAIEGIVGNYNGSLFMVDTFGSVLLREWHENEIAWRNCSAMRKGKSVIGGQPWDRFPAKSRKVTTEDALFFVSKNGRLLQFMVFMRKFKWKDCKHPPNAKVACIVDQELFRENIVFVTGRNGRLYQYNKVTDLWHEHYQSQHLILSQFPGTVIRPSQKSLSGSLFMLSVEGGLVEYQWNAWNGWNWIEHGTPDKGAKLVGSTGPSFEGTQLLLIGSDGKVYLRYMDKNGAWKWKDFGFPSMGSEMVEANRPRQSGLNDGKVVCNDEYSMHGLKKDQNNLSDQKSKCDPKVSSTRPIPFSEGSVIFELRDGRLAELQLVEETDWVWSRTIGTPASSCLENYWITVASS; translated from the exons ATGTCAGATACATCTATTTGGGTCACTGGGGAAAGTGGTTCTATATATGAGAGGTTTTGGAATGGACTTGAATGGGTTATTGCCCCTCATGACTTGCCAATAGCATCCGGCCGCGCAACCGCGGTATTCATCATCAATCACATAATTCTTGCTGCTTCTGAAGCAGGAAATCTCTATCAG ATGCATGTGCAATTTGGTGAAACCTCACAAACAGTTTGGTTGGATGTCACACCTACACTCAATCAAATCACAAATAATGATTCAAAGAAAAATCCTTTGGTGTTAATAAAGTCTGGAATTGTGTCACATGATAGGCA GAGAATTTATTTCTGCACAAGGAATGGAACACTGTTAGAACTTCTTGGGGTTGAGcctctaag ATGGACAAATCATGGCCAACCAGCTGGAGCAAATGTAGCAGCAATAGCTGAAGTTGCTTCTGTAAGAGAAGTAGTGTATACCATAAG TTCTGCTGGAGATCTTTATGAATATGATGAAAAATCAAAACCATCATGGAAGAAGCACATATGGAAAGAAAGGACAGCACAATTCGCGCCTTTAGTACCATCTAAAGGGTGCACTCTAAGCGGACTGAGTGGTGATTATTCTGAATCTCTGTTTCTTCTAAACAAG GAGGGTGATTTGGTAGAGAGGAGACTGCATCAGAGGAAGTGGAAATGGATGGTCCATGGAAGTCCACCACATCAAAATTTGACATCCATTACGCCGGCTCTACATGACGAATCAAGTGAAactttcttttccttgttcttcACCAGTGCAGTTGGATCAGTCTTTGAATATCAAATGCCAAAACAATTAG GTACAACTAATCGATTTCCAGGAAGTTGGGAAAATCATCAGCACCCTTTACATGCTAAAGTAGCAAGAGGTATAATTGGCTTGCCATTACAAGCTGGCAGGATACTGTTTCCACTAGATGATGGTAGACTTGCAGAATTACATCTACTAGGACTAGGCGGCGAAAGTTCAGGACCAGCTTTACCACAAAACTTTAGAAGGAAAGCATCAACTAAATATGTTTGGTCGATATTAGATGTTCCAGAGAGCGAAGGATGGAATGCAGAATATTGCACAGAAGAACGTGGCCCCAGAAATTGCCTTGCAGGACTAAAAGATGAATCAGTGGATTCTGGAACAAGTTCAGTAACAGGTAGGAGAAAGCAAAGCCAGACACAGAATTACTACTTATCGCTGGGCACTTCATTAGGCGAATCGACTAAATCTACAGAAGATTATAATCTCCCTGATGGCTGGACTAGTAGTAACTTCCGGCTTCGGTTGATGTATGAAGGAAAGTCATTTTTCTTCATAACAAATGATGGATTAGTGTTTGAACACATTTGTATTGAGAATGTTTGGGTGTGGCTGAAGCATGAGAGTTCTACAGCTATAGAAGGTATAGTGGGAAACTATAATGGAAGCTTGTTCATGGTTGATACATTTGGGAGTGTGCTTCTTAGAGAATGGCATGAAAATGAGATAGCATGGAGGAATTGCAGTGCTATGAGGAAAGGAAAGAGTGTTATTGGAGGCCAACCATGGGATAGATTTCCAGCTAAATCAAGGAAGGTTACAACAGAAGATGCACTCTTCTTTGTGAGTAAAAATGGAAGATTACTGCAGTTCATG GTTTTCATGAGGAAGTTTAAATGGAAAGATTGCAAACATCCTCCAAATGCTAAAGTTGCATGCATTGTAGACCAGGAATTGTTCAGGGAAAACATAGTATTCGTCACAGGAAGAAACGGTCGCCTATATCAGTATAACAAAGTGACTGATTTGTGGCATGAGCATTACCAATCTCAGCATTTGATTCTATCACAGTTTCCTGGAACAGTTATTAGACCATCACAGAAATCGCTCTCAGGCTCACTCTTCATGCTTTCAGTAGAAGGTGGCCTTGTTGAGTACCAATGGAATGCATGGAATGGATGGAACTGGATAGAACATGGAACACCCGATAAAGGCGCGAAACTAGTTGGTTCAACTGGTCCTAGCTTTGAGGGTACTCAACTACTTTTGATTGGTTCAGATGGAAAAGTGTACCTGAGATACATGGACAAAAATGGTGCATGGAAGTGGAAGGACTTTGGTTTCCCTTCAATGGGAAGTGAAATGGTTGAGGCGAATCGACCAAGACAAAGTGGACTCAATGATGGGAAGGTAGTTTGCAATGATGAATATTCTATGCATGGCTTGAAGAAAGATCAGAACAACCTTTCTGATCAAAAGTCTAAATGTGATCCTAAG GTTTCATCTACAAGACCAATTCCATTTTCTGAAGGTTCTGTTATATTTGAGCTCAGAGATGGCAGG TTGGCAGAACTACAGCTTGTGGAGGAGACAGATTGGGTTTGGTCAAGGACCATTGGAACTCCAGCCAGTTCATGCTTAGAAAATTATTGGATCACTGTGGCATCCTCATAA
- the LOC112789261 gene encoding uncharacterized protein isoform X3 codes for MSDTSIWVTGESGSIYERFWNGLEWVIAPHDLPIASGRATAVFIINHIILAASEAGNLYQMHVQFGETSQTVWLDVTPTLNQITNNDSKKNPLVLIKSGIVSHDRQRIYFCTRNGTLLELLGVEPLRWTNHGQPAGANVAAIAEVASVREVVYTISSAGDLYEYDEKSKPSWKKHIWKERTAQFAPLVPSKGCTLSGLSGDYSESLFLLNKEGDLVERRLHQRKWKWMVHGSPPHQNLTSITPALHDESSETFFSLFFTSAVGSVFEYQMPKQLGTTNRFPGSWENHQHPLHAKVARGIIGLPLQAGRILFPLDDGRLAELHLLGLGGESSGPALPQNFRRKASTKYVWSILDVPESEGWNAEYCTEERGPRNCLAGLKDESVDSGTSSVTGRRKQSQTQNYYLSLGTSLGESTKSTEDYNLPDGWTSSNFRLRLMYEGKSFFFITNDGLVFEHICIENVWVWLKHESSTAIEGIVGNYNGSLFMVDTFGSVLLREWHENEIAWRNCSAMRKGKSVIGGQPWDRFPAKSRKVTTEDALFFVSKNGRLLQFMVFMRKFKWKDCKHPPNAKVACIVDQELFRENIVFVTGRNGRLYQYNKVTDLWHEHYQSQHLILSQFPGTVIRPSQKSLSGSLFMLSVEGGLVEYQWNAWNGWNWIEHGTPDKGAKLVGSTGPSFEGTQLLLIGSDGKVYLRYMDKNGAWKWKDFGFPSMGSEMVEANRPRQSGLNDGKVVCNDEYSMHGLKKDQNNLSDQKSKCDPKVSSTRPIPFSEGSVIFELRDGRIKENGGSSFNIWLTSDDTTNGSWQNYSLWRRQIGFGQGPLELQPVHA; via the exons ATGTCAGATACATCTATTTGGGTCACTGGGGAAAGTGGTTCTATATATGAGAGGTTTTGGAATGGACTTGAATGGGTTATTGCCCCTCATGACTTGCCAATAGCATCCGGCCGCGCAACCGCGGTATTCATCATCAATCACATAATTCTTGCTGCTTCTGAAGCAGGAAATCTCTATCAG ATGCATGTGCAATTTGGTGAAACCTCACAAACAGTTTGGTTGGATGTCACACCTACACTCAATCAAATCACAAATAATGATTCAAAGAAAAATCCTTTGGTGTTAATAAAGTCTGGAATTGTGTCACATGATAGGCA GAGAATTTATTTCTGCACAAGGAATGGAACACTGTTAGAACTTCTTGGGGTTGAGcctctaag ATGGACAAATCATGGCCAACCAGCTGGAGCAAATGTAGCAGCAATAGCTGAAGTTGCTTCTGTAAGAGAAGTAGTGTATACCATAAG TTCTGCTGGAGATCTTTATGAATATGATGAAAAATCAAAACCATCATGGAAGAAGCACATATGGAAAGAAAGGACAGCACAATTCGCGCCTTTAGTACCATCTAAAGGGTGCACTCTAAGCGGACTGAGTGGTGATTATTCTGAATCTCTGTTTCTTCTAAACAAG GAGGGTGATTTGGTAGAGAGGAGACTGCATCAGAGGAAGTGGAAATGGATGGTCCATGGAAGTCCACCACATCAAAATTTGACATCCATTACGCCGGCTCTACATGACGAATCAAGTGAAactttcttttccttgttcttcACCAGTGCAGTTGGATCAGTCTTTGAATATCAAATGCCAAAACAATTAG GTACAACTAATCGATTTCCAGGAAGTTGGGAAAATCATCAGCACCCTTTACATGCTAAAGTAGCAAGAGGTATAATTGGCTTGCCATTACAAGCTGGCAGGATACTGTTTCCACTAGATGATGGTAGACTTGCAGAATTACATCTACTAGGACTAGGCGGCGAAAGTTCAGGACCAGCTTTACCACAAAACTTTAGAAGGAAAGCATCAACTAAATATGTTTGGTCGATATTAGATGTTCCAGAGAGCGAAGGATGGAATGCAGAATATTGCACAGAAGAACGTGGCCCCAGAAATTGCCTTGCAGGACTAAAAGATGAATCAGTGGATTCTGGAACAAGTTCAGTAACAGGTAGGAGAAAGCAAAGCCAGACACAGAATTACTACTTATCGCTGGGCACTTCATTAGGCGAATCGACTAAATCTACAGAAGATTATAATCTCCCTGATGGCTGGACTAGTAGTAACTTCCGGCTTCGGTTGATGTATGAAGGAAAGTCATTTTTCTTCATAACAAATGATGGATTAGTGTTTGAACACATTTGTATTGAGAATGTTTGGGTGTGGCTGAAGCATGAGAGTTCTACAGCTATAGAAGGTATAGTGGGAAACTATAATGGAAGCTTGTTCATGGTTGATACATTTGGGAGTGTGCTTCTTAGAGAATGGCATGAAAATGAGATAGCATGGAGGAATTGCAGTGCTATGAGGAAAGGAAAGAGTGTTATTGGAGGCCAACCATGGGATAGATTTCCAGCTAAATCAAGGAAGGTTACAACAGAAGATGCACTCTTCTTTGTGAGTAAAAATGGAAGATTACTGCAGTTCATG GTTTTCATGAGGAAGTTTAAATGGAAAGATTGCAAACATCCTCCAAATGCTAAAGTTGCATGCATTGTAGACCAGGAATTGTTCAGGGAAAACATAGTATTCGTCACAGGAAGAAACGGTCGCCTATATCAGTATAACAAAGTGACTGATTTGTGGCATGAGCATTACCAATCTCAGCATTTGATTCTATCACAGTTTCCTGGAACAGTTATTAGACCATCACAGAAATCGCTCTCAGGCTCACTCTTCATGCTTTCAGTAGAAGGTGGCCTTGTTGAGTACCAATGGAATGCATGGAATGGATGGAACTGGATAGAACATGGAACACCCGATAAAGGCGCGAAACTAGTTGGTTCAACTGGTCCTAGCTTTGAGGGTACTCAACTACTTTTGATTGGTTCAGATGGAAAAGTGTACCTGAGATACATGGACAAAAATGGTGCATGGAAGTGGAAGGACTTTGGTTTCCCTTCAATGGGAAGTGAAATGGTTGAGGCGAATCGACCAAGACAAAGTGGACTCAATGATGGGAAGGTAGTTTGCAATGATGAATATTCTATGCATGGCTTGAAGAAAGATCAGAACAACCTTTCTGATCAAAAGTCTAAATGTGATCCTAAG GTTTCATCTACAAGACCAATTCCATTTTCTGAAGGTTCTGTTATATTTGAGCTCAGAGATGGCAGG ATAAAAGAAAACGGAGGGAGTTCATTTAATATATGGCTGACGAGTGATGACACGACTAATGGCAGTTGGCAGAACTACAGCTTGTGGAGGAGACAGATTGGGTTTGGTCAAGGACCATTGGAACTCCAGCCAGTTCATGCTTAG